One part of the Rhodanobacteraceae bacterium genome encodes these proteins:
- a CDS encoding DUF4080 domain-containing protein, producing the protein MPDILLSTLNARYSHASLGLRCLRANLGPLRTRSAIAEFVIGQKTEEIVERLLAASPRVIGLGVYIWNVEETTRLVAQLKLLAPGIVIVLGGPEVSHEVDQQRICALADFVITGWGDISFAALAQRILDGDPPATRVIAGVQPPLDTLAMPYGEYTDEDIRQRHLYVEASRGCPFKCEFCLSALDQTAWPFPLQPFLDALEHLYQRGARQFKFVDRTFNLKVDASLAVLDFFLGKIAEHPEDPPFAHFELIPDHLPERLKLAIARFPPGTLQFEIGIQTFDPAVQKRISRRQKNGVAEDNLRWLRQHSGAHLHVDLIAGLPGEDVATFAAGFDRLVALAPHEIQFGILKRLRGAPIARHTAEFDLRFAPDPPYQILATDAIDFPTMQRLARFARYWDLYANSGRFRRSLPRLLDAAPFASFLAFADWLYARTGQTHALAHDRLVNLLHEYLVERGDVDAESALLADYRGAGGRSRLRFEDATAPVPPPRTRAGGATPQRQARHL; encoded by the coding sequence ATGCCCGACATCCTGCTTTCCACCCTCAACGCCCGCTATTCGCATGCCTCGCTCGGCCTGCGCTGCCTGCGCGCCAACCTCGGCCCCTTGCGCACGCGCAGCGCAATCGCGGAATTCGTGATCGGGCAGAAGACCGAGGAAATCGTCGAACGCCTGCTGGCCGCTTCCCCCAGGGTGATCGGACTGGGCGTCTACATCTGGAACGTGGAGGAGACCACGCGGCTGGTCGCCCAGCTCAAGTTGCTCGCCCCGGGGATCGTGATCGTGCTCGGCGGGCCCGAGGTCAGCCATGAGGTCGACCAGCAGCGGATCTGCGCGCTCGCCGACTTTGTCATCACCGGGTGGGGCGACATCAGTTTTGCGGCGCTCGCGCAGCGGATTCTCGACGGCGATCCGCCTGCGACGCGCGTGATCGCTGGGGTGCAGCCTCCGCTGGATACGCTGGCCATGCCTTATGGCGAGTACACCGACGAAGACATCCGCCAGCGGCACCTGTACGTCGAGGCCTCGCGCGGCTGCCCCTTCAAGTGCGAGTTCTGCCTGTCGGCGCTGGACCAGACCGCGTGGCCGTTCCCCTTGCAGCCCTTCCTGGATGCCCTGGAGCATCTGTACCAGCGCGGCGCGCGCCAGTTCAAGTTCGTCGACCGCACCTTCAACCTGAAGGTGGATGCCTCGCTGGCCGTGCTGGACTTCTTCCTCGGCAAGATCGCAGAGCATCCGGAGGATCCGCCATTCGCCCACTTCGAGCTGATCCCGGACCACCTCCCGGAACGGCTCAAACTGGCAATCGCGCGCTTTCCGCCAGGTACGCTGCAGTTCGAGATCGGCATCCAGACTTTCGATCCGGCGGTGCAGAAGCGCATCTCGCGGCGACAGAAGAACGGCGTCGCGGAAGACAATCTGCGCTGGTTGCGCCAACACAGCGGCGCGCACCTGCACGTGGACCTGATCGCCGGGCTGCCCGGAGAGGATGTCGCGACGTTTGCGGCGGGATTCGACCGCCTGGTCGCGCTGGCGCCCCACGAGATCCAGTTCGGCATCCTCAAGCGTCTGCGCGGCGCCCCGATCGCGCGGCACACGGCCGAATTCGACCTGCGCTTCGCCCCCGATCCGCCCTACCAGATCCTGGCAACCGACGCGATCGATTTCCCGACGATGCAGCGACTGGCACGCTTCGCACGTTACTGGGATCTGTACGCGAATTCCGGTCGCTTCCGGCGCAGCCTGCCACGCCTGCTGGACGCTGCGCCTTTCGCCAGTTTCCTGGCCTTTGCCGACTGGCTGTATGCGCGCACCGGGCAGACGCATGCACTGGCGCATGATCGGCTGGTCAACCTGCTGCACGAGTATCTGGTCGAGCGCGGTGACGTGGACGCAGAATCGGCCCTGCTCGCGGATTACCGCGGTGCCGGAGGGCGTTCCAGACTGCGGTTCGAGGACGCAACAGCGCCGGTGCCACCACCGCGGACGCGCGCTGGCGGGGCCACCCCGCAGCGCCAGGCGCGCCATTTGTAA